From the genome of Silurus meridionalis isolate SWU-2019-XX chromosome 12, ASM1480568v1, whole genome shotgun sequence, one region includes:
- the LOC124394622 gene encoding fukutin-related protein — translation MRISLCQALLTGAIVLNLVILYYVSQAQQRMMEKRRIPGKGFKNANKSVLGMGSSGSIVVRGKTGDKVAGIKGCMQKNHVTVILREFEHFENYVGDVAQSFLQRMPELCFLVVTDTLPYPPLTLPADARLIVLSPSPENPPQTHRPENYVQSEFVLLLPDGVDLQHWQQVETLVQELKAEGNGPVRLVAAPVLARAAVQCLHLQVNLKEWTATYSFGPSGSGGSMCTALYGDAVVLIRTKDLFNLSVPLARPLMSALFIQTALRGWKIKLLEGPSFTASHRPLFSSSHNQWKADYHLKEATNQLMRSFGLKHLVWPDGRDHWFGCSKETPRCFGTVHDDTPEYLYLERWTPPCCLRALRETTKHVINILESSGVRYWLEGGSLLGAARHQDIIPWDYDVDLGIYLEDVPNCEYLKNLDSGSLVDANGYVWERAVEGDFYRIQYSEANHLHVDLWPFYSRNGVMTKDTWTDHKQDVEFPEHFLQPLVPMQFAGINAYGPNNHRAFLELKFGEGVIENPQYPNPIKKSLSS, via the coding sequence atGCGAATCAGTTTGTGCCAGGCCCTGCTAACAGGAGCCATCGTGCTGAACCTGGTGATCCTGTATTATGTATCCCAAGCCCAGCAACGGATGATGGAGAAACGACGCATACCTGGGAAAGGCTTTAAAAATGCTAACAAATCAGTGTTGGGTATGGGAAGTTCAGGAAGCATAGTGGTGAGAGGTAAGACAGGAGACAAGGTAGCAGGCATAAAGGGTTGTATGCAAAAAAATCATGTGACTGTTATCCTGCGAGAATTTGAACACTTTGAGAACTATGTAGGAGATGTGGCCCAGTCCTTTCTGCAGCGCATGCCAGAGCTCTGTTTCCTGGTAGTCACAGACACCCTGCCTTACCCTCCTCTGACACTGCCTGCAGATGCTCGTTTAATTGTGCTGTCCCCAAGCCCAGAAAACCCTCCTCAGACACATCGTCCAGAAAACTATGTGCAATCTGAATTTGTGCTGCTTCTACCCGATGGTGTTGATTTACAGCATTGGCAGCAAGTTGAGACGCTTGTTCAAGAGTTAAAAGCAGAGGGAAATGGCCCGGTGCGCCTGGTTGCAGCTCCAGTGCTGGCACGTGCTGCTGTCCAGTGCCTGCACTTACAAGTAAACCTCAAGGAGTGGACAGCTACATACTCCTTTGGACCATCTGGGAGTGGTGGCAGTATGTGCACTGCTTTGTATGGTGATGCTGTAGTTCTTATTCGAACTAAAGACCTTTTCAACCTGTCAGTCCCACTTGCACGGCCACTGATGTCTGCACTGTTTATTCAGACTGCACTCAGAGGCTGGAAGATTAAGCTTCTGGAGGGTCCTTCATTCACTGCGAGCCACAGGCCCCTCTTCAGTTCTTCACACAACCAGTGGAAGGCAGACTATCATCTCAAGGAGGCTACCAACCAATTAATGAGAAGCTTTGGCCTTAAGCACTTGGTATGGCCTGATGGGAGGGACCATTGGTTTGGCTGCAGCAAAGAGACACCACGATGCTTTGGTACAGTGCATGATGATACACCGGAGTACCTCTATTTGGAGCGATGGACTCCACCCTGCTGTTTGCGTGCCCTAAGGGAAACAACTAAGCATGTTATCAATATTCTGGAGAGTTCTGGTGTGCGCTACTGGTTAGAAGGGGGTAGTCTTTTAGGAGCAGCCAGACATCAAGACATTATACCTTGGGACTATGATGTTGATTTGGGTATTTATTTGGAAGACGTGCCCAATTGTGAATACCTTAAGAACTTGGATTCAGGGTCACTGGTGGATGCCAATGGTTATGTATGGGAGAGGGCAGTAGAGGGAGACTTCTACCGTATTCAGTACAGTGAGGCCAATCACCTGCATGTGGATCTATGGCCTTTCTATTCTCGGAATGGAGTGATGACCAAGGACACATGGACTGATCACAAGCAGGATGTGGAGTTTCCTGAGCACTTCCTGCAGCCACTGGTGCCCATGCAGTTTGCTGGTATCAATGCTTATGGACCAAACAACCACCGTGCCTTCCTGGAGCTCAAGTTTGGGGAGGGGGTAATTGAGAACCCTCAGTATCCTAATCCTATTAAAAAGAGTTTGTCTAGTTAG